A genomic region of Roseateles amylovorans contains the following coding sequences:
- the sppA gene encoding signal peptide peptidase SppA: MGLKRVLSPVGWFFGRLWWLLDGTRRVVLNLLFLLLLIVLLWAMFSRGKVQQEKTTLVLDIQGDVVEQFSGSARDQAMAQLRGESRQQTRLRDLLAVLDAAAKDDKVVQVLLDLDNMGSASPATLHEIESALTRFKQSKKPVVAFANAYDQRSYYIAAQANEVYLHPMGSLSIEGYGRYRNYYKDALDRLGVAANVIRVGTYKNFAEPYFANGPSEASIESESYLYNELWARYQDGVEKARKLEKGAIAKAIEELPERLAAVGGDGAKLALQEKLIDGIKTRDQVRELLEQRGAKDDKQLRAINLGAYVAQLPPQLPKPEGQVGIVVAEGEIVDGQAAPGRIGGDSTSRLIRQAREDDRIKAVVLRVNSPGGSAFASELVRRELELTRAVGKPVVVSMGGVAASGGYWISMSSDEVIADAATITGSIGVVGMLPTGEKLMEKLSIHTGGYTTTWLAGGYDPRRPLDPRLAAVVKSSIEHTYADFTGKAAQARKKTPDQIDAVGQGRVWTGSQALERGLVDKLGSLNDAIVSAAKRAKLGDAPTVRYVEAERGPLERVLSSVTDAAAPTLRASVLQALGGIPQLPVPLREAQADMTWLAEQARAQAEGPASARAPVKAIVHCLCVAP; encoded by the coding sequence ATGGGTCTGAAGCGTGTGTTGTCGCCGGTGGGCTGGTTCTTCGGGCGGCTCTGGTGGCTGCTGGACGGTACCCGCCGCGTGGTGCTGAATCTCTTGTTCCTGCTGTTGTTGATCGTGCTGCTGTGGGCAATGTTCTCGCGCGGCAAGGTGCAGCAGGAAAAGACCACCCTGGTGCTGGACATCCAGGGCGACGTGGTCGAGCAGTTCTCGGGGTCGGCACGCGATCAGGCGATGGCGCAACTGCGTGGCGAGTCCCGCCAGCAGACCCGACTGCGTGACCTGCTCGCGGTGCTGGACGCCGCAGCCAAGGACGACAAGGTCGTCCAGGTGCTGCTGGACCTGGACAACATGGGCAGCGCCAGCCCCGCCACGCTGCATGAGATCGAATCCGCGCTCACCCGTTTCAAGCAGAGCAAGAAGCCGGTGGTGGCCTTTGCCAATGCCTATGACCAGCGCAGCTACTACATCGCCGCGCAGGCCAATGAGGTCTACCTGCACCCGATGGGGTCGCTGAGCATCGAGGGCTATGGGCGCTATCGCAACTACTACAAGGACGCGCTGGATCGACTGGGTGTGGCCGCCAACGTGATCCGCGTGGGCACCTACAAGAACTTCGCCGAACCCTACTTCGCCAACGGTCCGTCCGAAGCCTCGATCGAGTCGGAGAGCTACCTCTACAACGAGCTGTGGGCCCGCTATCAGGACGGCGTCGAGAAGGCGCGCAAGCTGGAGAAGGGGGCGATCGCCAAGGCCATCGAGGAACTGCCGGAACGCCTGGCGGCGGTCGGTGGCGACGGCGCCAAGCTCGCGCTGCAGGAAAAGCTGATCGACGGCATCAAGACCCGCGACCAGGTGCGTGAGCTGCTGGAGCAGCGCGGCGCCAAGGACGACAAGCAACTGCGCGCCATCAACCTGGGCGCTTATGTGGCGCAGTTGCCGCCGCAACTGCCCAAGCCCGAGGGCCAGGTCGGCATCGTCGTGGCCGAAGGCGAGATCGTCGATGGCCAGGCCGCGCCCGGCCGCATTGGTGGCGACTCCACCTCGCGTCTGATTCGCCAGGCCCGAGAAGACGACCGGATCAAGGCCGTGGTGCTGCGCGTCAATTCGCCGGGCGGCAGCGCCTTCGCCTCCGAACTCGTGCGTCGCGAGCTGGAGCTGACCCGCGCGGTCGGCAAGCCGGTCGTGGTGTCGATGGGCGGGGTCGCGGCGTCGGGCGGCTACTGGATCTCGATGTCGTCGGACGAGGTCATCGCCGATGCGGCCACCATCACCGGCTCGATCGGTGTGGTGGGCATGCTGCCCACCGGCGAGAAGCTGATGGAGAAGCTGTCGATCCACACCGGGGGCTACACCACCACCTGGCTGGCTGGCGGCTATGACCCGCGCCGGCCGCTGGATCCGCGTCTGGCGGCGGTGGTGAAGTCCAGCATCGAACACACCTATGCCGACTTCACCGGCAAGGCCGCCCAGGCGCGCAAGAAGACGCCCGATCAGATCGACGCGGTCGGCCAGGGCCGGGTGTGGACCGGTTCCCAGGCGCTGGAGCGTGGCCTGGTGGACAAGCTCGGCAGCCTGAACGACGCCATCGTCAGCGCCGCGAAGCGCGCCAAGCTGGGCGATGCCCCGACGGTGCGTTATGTCGAGGCGGAGCGCGGCCCGCTGGAGCGGGTGCTCAGCAGCGTCACCGATGCCGCAGCGCCCACGCTGCGGGCCTCCGTGCTGCAGGCGCTGGGCGGCATTCCGCAGTTGCCCGTGCCGCTGCGCGAAGCCCAGGCCGACATGACCTGGCTGGCCGAGCAGGCGCGTGCCCAGGCCGAAGGCCCGGCGAGTGCGAGGGCCCCGGTGAAGGCGATCGTGCACTGCCTGTGCGTGGCGCCTTGA
- a CDS encoding M20 family metallopeptidase, translated as MNARDPSLPLQADEVSALGAFAEQVWDREIVPALTDYIAIPAKSPMFDADWQSNGYIDRVVRDAAQWVESKKLSGLKLEVIRLEGRTPVIFFELPATRTDSQDTVVLYGHLDKQPEFNGWRADLGPWTPKYEDGKLYGRGGADDGYAVYASLTALMALDQQNVPRPRCVGLIESCEESGSYDLPAYIDLLKPRLGNVSLVVCLDSGAGDYDRLWMTTSLRGMVSGILKVEVLTEGIHSGDASGVVPSSFRVLRQVLDRLEDSKTGRLLPESFHCEIPGARLDQARATAAILKEEVYKRMPWACGADGGPVLPVTSDPVEVLLNRTWRPTLSVTGVDGFPELKSAGNVLRPYTAFKLSLRLPPLVDGNEAALRLKALLEDNAPYNAKVSFVPDGRAGAYGATGWNTPDLAPWLSQVLDDASQAHFGSPVGYIGQGGTIPLMSMLQKGFPAAQMMVCGVLGPKSNAHGPNEFLHVPYGKRLTAAVAQVIAAHP; from the coding sequence ATGAACGCACGTGATCCGTCGTTGCCGCTGCAAGCCGATGAGGTGAGCGCCCTGGGCGCCTTCGCCGAACAAGTCTGGGACCGGGAGATCGTCCCCGCGCTGACCGACTACATCGCCATTCCCGCCAAGAGCCCGATGTTCGATGCCGACTGGCAGTCGAACGGCTACATCGACCGCGTGGTGCGCGATGCCGCCCAGTGGGTCGAGAGCAAGAAGCTCAGCGGGCTCAAGCTCGAAGTGATCCGGCTGGAAGGCCGCACCCCGGTGATCTTCTTCGAGCTGCCGGCCACCCGGACCGACAGTCAGGACACGGTGGTGCTCTACGGCCATCTGGACAAGCAACCCGAATTCAACGGCTGGCGCGCCGACCTGGGCCCCTGGACGCCCAAGTACGAGGACGGCAAGCTCTATGGCCGCGGCGGTGCCGACGACGGCTACGCCGTCTATGCCTCGCTGACTGCGCTGATGGCGCTGGATCAGCAGAATGTGCCGCGCCCGCGCTGCGTCGGCCTGATCGAGAGCTGCGAAGAGTCCGGCTCCTACGACCTGCCGGCCTACATCGACCTGCTCAAGCCGCGGCTGGGCAATGTCTCGCTGGTGGTCTGCCTGGACTCCGGCGCCGGCGACTATGACCGCCTGTGGATGACCACCTCGCTGCGCGGCATGGTGTCGGGCATCCTCAAGGTCGAGGTGCTGACCGAAGGCATCCATTCCGGCGATGCGTCGGGCGTGGTGCCGTCGTCGTTCCGCGTGCTGCGCCAGGTGCTGGACCGGCTGGAGGATTCCAAGACCGGCCGCCTGCTGCCCGAGAGCTTCCATTGCGAGATTCCCGGTGCGCGCCTGGACCAGGCCCGCGCCACCGCGGCCATCCTCAAGGAGGAGGTCTACAAGCGCATGCCCTGGGCCTGCGGCGCGGACGGCGGCCCGGTGCTGCCGGTGACCAGTGACCCGGTCGAGGTGCTGCTGAATCGCACCTGGCGTCCGACGCTGTCGGTGACCGGTGTGGACGGATTCCCCGAGCTCAAGAGCGCCGGCAATGTGCTGCGGCCCTACACCGCCTTCAAGTTGTCGCTGCGACTGCCGCCGCTGGTGGATGGCAATGAGGCCGCCCTGCGGCTCAAGGCGCTGCTGGAAGACAACGCGCCCTACAACGCCAAGGTCAGCTTCGTGCCGGACGGTCGCGCCGGTGCCTATGGCGCCACCGGCTGGAACACGCCTGACCTGGCCCCCTGGCTCAGCCAGGTGCTGGACGATGCCAGCCAGGCCCATTTCGGCTCGCCGGTGGGCTACATCGGACAGGGCGGCACCATTCCGCTGATGAGCATGTTGCAGAAGGGCTTCCCGGCGGCGCAGATGATGGTCTGCGGCGTGCTGGGTCCCAAGAGCAATGCCCACGGCCCCAACGAGTTCCTGCATGTGCCCTACGGCAAGCGGCTGACGGCAGCCGTGGCCCAGGTGATTGCCGCGCATCCGTAA
- a CDS encoding glutathione S-transferase family protein — MNPSAPTHAAGPAAAHGAGPASDASTYVLYGTQGSGSAIAEIALQWCGQPYRVVHASSWEAPSAQEELKRINPLMQIPTLRTPQGEVLTESAAILMHLGLRHPDSGLLGANDATRDQILRGLVYIAANCYSCISITDYPERYTTKEDSESREAVRQAARHRLHLHWTLFADQFPARPWLSGAQPGALDVMAGIVSKWSGTRPHLEQHRPAFFSLLKRIEALPQVAEVHARHWP, encoded by the coding sequence ATGAACCCTTCCGCCCCAACCCATGCTGCCGGCCCGGCCGCAGCGCACGGTGCCGGACCGGCGTCTGACGCCTCCACGTATGTGCTCTATGGCACCCAGGGCTCTGGCTCGGCCATCGCGGAGATCGCCTTGCAATGGTGTGGCCAGCCTTATCGGGTGGTGCACGCGTCGTCGTGGGAAGCGCCCTCTGCCCAGGAAGAACTGAAGCGAATCAACCCGCTGATGCAGATCCCGACGCTGCGAACCCCACAGGGCGAGGTGCTGACCGAAAGCGCCGCCATCCTGATGCATCTGGGCCTGCGCCATCCCGACAGCGGCCTGCTGGGCGCCAATGACGCCACGCGCGACCAGATCCTTCGCGGCCTGGTCTACATCGCCGCCAATTGCTACAGCTGCATCAGCATCACCGACTATCCGGAGCGCTACACCACAAAGGAGGACAGCGAATCCCGTGAAGCGGTGCGCCAGGCGGCACGCCATCGGCTGCACCTGCACTGGACCTTGTTCGCGGATCAGTTTCCCGCACGGCCCTGGCTCAGCGGTGCGCAGCCGGGCGCGCTGGATGTGATGGCCGGGATCGTGTCCAAATGGTCGGGCACGCGGCCCCATCTGGAACAGCATCGGCCCGCCTTCTTCTCGCTGCTCAAGCGCATCGAGGCCCTGCCCCAAGTGGCTGAGGTGCATGCGCGGCATTGGCCGTGA
- a CDS encoding succinylglutamate desuccinylase/aspartoacylase domain-containing protein — protein MSLPTPHDHTIDLQLAPPDLRPWREGGSGVDHVHVRASGRPGPTVMLQALTHGNELCGAIALDWLLRQDVRPLHGRLVLAFANMAAFNRFDARSPFESRCVDEDLNRVWEDAVLHGPGDTLELRRARELRPFIDSADVLLDLHSMQEAGAPPLAICGMTDKSLSLARALGQPETLLVDTGHAGGLRLIDRGGFADPASPRQALLIECGAHWEAVSAEMAIDVSLRFLRHLGMVDAAWADAHLRCPLPPRQRLLRVGEGIAARSQAFQFLMPTHHLMVIPRAGTLLAEDQGHRFVTPHDDCVLVMPSHRAGQAGQTMVRLGRYEA, from the coding sequence ATGTCGCTTCCGACGCCCCACGACCACACCATCGACCTGCAACTCGCACCGCCCGACCTGCGCCCCTGGCGCGAGGGCGGCAGCGGGGTGGACCATGTCCATGTGCGGGCGTCGGGCCGCCCGGGGCCGACCGTCATGCTGCAGGCGCTGACCCATGGCAACGAGCTGTGCGGCGCCATCGCGCTGGATTGGCTGCTGCGCCAGGATGTGCGGCCGCTGCACGGGCGGCTGGTGCTGGCCTTCGCCAACATGGCGGCCTTCAACCGCTTTGACGCCCGTTCCCCGTTCGAGTCGCGGTGTGTGGACGAGGATCTGAACCGGGTCTGGGAAGACGCCGTACTCCACGGCCCGGGCGACACCCTCGAGCTGCGCCGGGCGCGCGAACTGCGCCCGTTCATCGACAGCGCCGACGTGCTCCTGGACCTGCACTCGATGCAGGAAGCCGGTGCCCCGCCGCTGGCCATCTGCGGCATGACCGACAAGAGCCTGTCGCTGGCCCGCGCGCTCGGCCAGCCGGAGACCTTGCTGGTGGACACCGGCCACGCAGGCGGCCTGCGTCTGATCGACCGCGGCGGCTTTGCCGATCCCGCCAGTCCCCGGCAGGCGCTGTTGATCGAATGTGGGGCGCACTGGGAAGCGGTGTCGGCAGAGATGGCCATTGACGTCTCGCTGCGCTTCCTTCGCCATCTGGGGATGGTGGATGCGGCCTGGGCCGACGCCCACCTGCGCTGCCCGTTGCCGCCGCGGCAGCGACTGTTGCGGGTTGGCGAAGGCATCGCGGCGCGCAGCCAGGCCTTCCAGTTCCTGATGCCCACCCATCACTTGATGGTGATCCCGCGCGCCGGCACCCTGCTGGCGGAGGACCAGGGCCACCGCTTTGTCACGCCGCACGACGACTGCGTGCTGGTCATGCCCTCGCACCGCGCCGGGCAGGCGGGGCAGACCATGGTGCGGTTGGGACGGTATGAGGCCTAG
- the metX gene encoding homoserine O-succinyltransferase MetX, whose product MGSVGDVTPQRLLFDEALPLRSGARISDYELMVETYGRLNEDKSNAVLVCHALNASHHVAGTHAGVEKSEGWWDNLVGPGKPLDTDKFFVIGINNLGSCFGSTGPMHLNPETGRVYGADFPVVTVQDWVDAQARVLDRFGIRKLAAVLGGSLGGMQALDWSLRYPDRMGHCIAVATAPNLSAQNIAFNEVARRAIITDPEFHDGFFYEHGVLPRRGLRVARMIGHITYLSDDVMEEKFGRQMRSAELGYSTHDIEFQIESYLRYQGDKFSEYFDANTYLLITRALDYFDPAREHGGDLSRTFASANCKYLVVSFTTDWRFSPARSREIVKALLDNKRDVSYAEIDAPHGHDAFLLDDPRYHGVLRAYFERIATEFDPPLPSQPLTAQVAA is encoded by the coding sequence ATGGGTTCCGTCGGTGACGTCACACCGCAGCGACTCCTGTTCGACGAGGCTTTGCCGCTGCGCAGCGGTGCCCGCATCAGCGACTACGAGCTGATGGTGGAGACCTACGGTCGACTCAATGAAGACAAGTCCAACGCGGTGCTGGTGTGCCATGCGCTCAATGCCAGCCACCATGTGGCCGGCACCCATGCGGGCGTTGAAAAGAGCGAGGGCTGGTGGGACAACCTGGTCGGTCCCGGCAAACCGCTGGACACCGACAAGTTCTTCGTCATCGGCATCAATAACCTGGGCTCGTGTTTCGGCTCGACCGGCCCGATGCATCTGAATCCGGAGACCGGGCGGGTGTATGGGGCGGACTTCCCCGTGGTCACCGTGCAGGACTGGGTGGATGCGCAGGCGCGGGTGCTCGATCGATTCGGCATCCGCAAGCTGGCCGCGGTGCTGGGCGGCTCACTGGGCGGGATGCAGGCCCTGGATTGGTCGCTGCGCTATCCGGACCGGATGGGCCATTGCATCGCGGTGGCCACGGCGCCCAACCTGTCGGCGCAGAACATTGCCTTCAACGAGGTGGCGCGACGGGCGATCATCACCGACCCCGAGTTCCACGACGGCTTCTTCTACGAGCACGGTGTCCTGCCGCGCCGCGGCCTGCGGGTGGCCCGCATGATCGGCCACATCACCTACCTGAGCGACGACGTGATGGAGGAAAAATTCGGCCGCCAGATGCGTTCCGCCGAGCTGGGCTATTCCACCCACGACATCGAGTTCCAGATCGAAAGCTACCTGCGCTACCAGGGCGACAAGTTCAGCGAGTATTTCGATGCCAACACCTACTTGCTGATCACCCGCGCACTGGATTATTTCGACCCCGCGCGAGAGCATGGCGGCGACCTCAGTCGCACCTTCGCCAGTGCCAACTGCAAATACCTGGTGGTCAGCTTCACCACCGACTGGCGCTTCTCGCCGGCGCGATCCCGCGAGATCGTGAAGGCGTTGCTCGACAACAAGCGCGACGTGTCCTATGCGGAGATCGATGCGCCGCATGGCCATGACGCCTTCCTGCTGGACGATCCCCGCTACCACGGCGTGCTGCGGGCCTACTTCGAGCGCATCGCCACGGAGTTTGATCCGCCGCTGCCCTCGCAACCCTTGACCGCACAGGTGGCGGCATGA
- a CDS encoding alpha/beta hydrolase, translated as MKTLSGHDGLPLHWREWGADASTPARGTVLIVHGLGEHIGRYDAVAQRFNDWGWHVAGYDQRGHGASGGPRGDIPTADALLRDLACVIDAVRADARMGQGPLLVLGHSMGGVVAARFVAGQVLAADGSARPDWSRPVEGLVLSSPALDAGLSGLQRAMLAVSLPTVPHLAVGNGLNPAWISRSPEVVQAYRNDPLVHDRITPTLARMIADFGAPVLAVAPRWPVPTLLMWAGADRCVAPAGSAAFAKAAPAGVQAVGFPGLFHEIFNEPEREQVFGCLKTWVAARS; from the coding sequence ATGAAAACTCTGAGCGGCCATGACGGCCTGCCGCTGCACTGGCGGGAATGGGGCGCCGACGCATCAACACCGGCCCGTGGCACGGTGCTGATCGTGCACGGACTGGGCGAGCACATCGGGCGCTATGACGCCGTGGCCCAGCGCTTCAACGACTGGGGCTGGCATGTGGCCGGCTACGACCAGCGCGGCCATGGTGCCTCGGGCGGGCCCCGCGGCGACATCCCGACCGCGGACGCCCTGCTGCGCGACCTCGCCTGCGTGATCGATGCGGTCCGCGCCGATGCCCGGATGGGGCAGGGTCCGCTGCTGGTGCTGGGCCACAGCATGGGCGGCGTGGTGGCGGCGCGATTCGTGGCCGGACAGGTGCTGGCGGCGGATGGCAGCGCTCGCCCGGACTGGTCGCGCCCGGTGGAGGGCCTGGTGCTCAGCTCGCCGGCGCTCGATGCGGGCCTGTCCGGCCTGCAGCGGGCGATGTTGGCGGTGTCGTTGCCCACAGTGCCGCACCTGGCGGTGGGCAACGGGCTGAATCCGGCCTGGATCTCCCGCAGTCCCGAGGTGGTCCAGGCCTACCGGAACGACCCGCTGGTGCATGACCGCATCACCCCGACGCTGGCCCGGATGATTGCCGACTTCGGCGCCCCGGTGCTGGCCGTGGCCCCGCGCTGGCCGGTGCCCACCCTGCTGATGTGGGCCGGCGCGGACCGCTGCGTGGCACCCGCGGGCAGCGCCGCTTTCGCCAAGGCGGCGCCTGCCGGGGTGCAGGCGGTCGGCTTCCCGGGCCTGTTCCATGAGATCTTCAACGAACCGGAGCGCGAGCAGGTCTTTGGCTGTCTGAAGACCTGGGTGGCCGCTCGCTCCTAG
- a CDS encoding glutathione S-transferase family protein: protein MKLIGSLTSPYVRKVRIVMAEKKLDYQFELEDVWGSDNILKMNPLGKVPCLVMEGQDSITGAMFDSRVIVEYVDTLSPVGRLIPERGRERCEVRTWEALADGLVDACVAARLEETWSGRSDAQRSPAWIDRQMAKVRASLQAMGQGLADKNWCSGNHFTLADVALGCALGYLDFRFADIDWRAAHPNLARHFEKLMTRSSFQDTVPPAAS, encoded by the coding sequence ATGAAACTCATCGGTTCACTCACCAGCCCCTATGTCCGCAAGGTCCGCATCGTCATGGCGGAAAAGAAGCTCGACTACCAGTTCGAGCTGGAGGACGTCTGGGGCAGTGACAACATCCTCAAGATGAACCCGCTGGGCAAGGTGCCTTGCCTGGTCATGGAAGGCCAGGACTCGATCACGGGCGCCATGTTCGATTCGCGGGTGATCGTCGAATATGTGGACACCCTGTCCCCGGTCGGCCGTCTCATCCCCGAACGCGGCCGCGAGCGCTGCGAGGTGCGGACCTGGGAAGCCCTGGCCGATGGCCTGGTGGACGCCTGCGTGGCCGCCCGGCTGGAGGAAACCTGGAGCGGTCGCAGCGACGCCCAGCGCAGCCCCGCCTGGATCGACCGCCAGATGGCCAAGGTGCGCGCCTCGCTGCAGGCCATGGGCCAAGGCCTGGCCGACAAGAACTGGTGCTCCGGCAATCACTTCACACTGGCCGATGTCGCACTCGGCTGCGCGCTGGGCTATCTGGATTTCCGCTTCGCCGACATCGATTGGCGTGCGGCGCATCCCAATCTGGCCCGTCATTTCGAGAAGCTGATGACCCGGTCGAGCTTCCAGGACACGGTACCACCCGCCGCGAGCTGA
- the metW gene encoding methionine biosynthesis protein MetW, producing MSDRAVMEMIAALVPAGARVLDLGCGTGELLAHLQAAKGCTGYGVELDDANVLACAQRGVNVIQLNLEEGLAIFEDQSFDVVLQLETLQNLRNTEAMLRETARVGRMGIVSFPNFAHWPNRLQVLAGRMPVTRVLPYQWYDTPNIRVGTYADFEVLARKCGLRVLDSFGVQNGRSVRLLPNLMASMAVFKFDRD from the coding sequence ATGAGCGACCGTGCGGTGATGGAGATGATTGCGGCGCTGGTGCCGGCCGGCGCCCGGGTGCTGGACCTGGGCTGCGGCACCGGCGAATTGCTGGCGCATCTGCAGGCCGCCAAGGGCTGCACCGGCTACGGCGTGGAGCTGGACGACGCGAATGTGCTGGCCTGCGCCCAGCGCGGCGTGAATGTGATCCAGCTCAATCTCGAAGAAGGGCTGGCGATCTTCGAGGACCAGAGCTTCGATGTGGTGCTGCAGCTCGAAACCCTGCAGAACCTGCGCAACACCGAAGCCATGCTGCGCGAGACGGCGCGGGTGGGGCGCATGGGCATCGTCAGCTTCCCCAACTTCGCGCACTGGCCCAACCGGTTGCAGGTGTTGGCCGGGCGCATGCCGGTGACCCGTGTGCTGCCCTACCAGTGGTATGACACGCCCAACATCCGCGTCGGCACCTATGCCGATTTCGAGGTGCTGGCCCGCAAGTGCGGCCTTCGGGTGCTGGACAGTTTCGGCGTGCAGAACGGCCGTTCAGTGCGCCTGCTGCCCAACCTGATGGCCAGCATGGCGGTGTTCAAGTTCGATCGGGACTGA
- a CDS encoding GNAT family N-acetyltransferase: MVPLASDGAAPRLTRVHQIDPLAWAPLLAASEAEGWHMLRRLMDEWRTGANRYDQPGESLWAWMDAHGQVIAVGGLNVEPAPGRPGTGRMRRFYVHPAWRSHGLARRLVGAVLASAQGHFSRLHVNCESSASADFWTRCGFAQVGGIDGDAPALRPALYTHVRLLPQLQAA, encoded by the coding sequence ATGGTTCCCCTGGCTTCCGATGGCGCCGCACCCCGCCTGACCCGAGTGCATCAGATCGACCCCTTGGCCTGGGCCCCGCTGCTGGCGGCCAGCGAAGCCGAGGGCTGGCACATGCTTCGACGGTTGATGGACGAATGGCGCACCGGCGCCAATCGCTACGACCAACCTGGCGAATCACTCTGGGCCTGGATGGATGCGCACGGCCAGGTGATCGCCGTGGGCGGACTGAATGTGGAGCCGGCGCCGGGGCGACCCGGGACCGGACGGATGCGTCGTTTCTATGTGCATCCCGCCTGGCGCAGCCATGGCTTGGCGCGGCGACTGGTCGGCGCGGTACTGGCCAGCGCGCAAGGGCATTTCAGCCGCTTGCATGTGAACTGCGAAAGCTCGGCGTCCGCCGACTTCTGGACCCGTTGCGGCTTCGCTCAGGTGGGCGGCATTGACGGGGACGCTCCGGCGCTTCGCCCCGCGCTCTACACCCACGTGCGCTTGCTCCCGCAGTTGCAGGCGGCCTGA
- a CDS encoding thiol:disulfide interchange protein DsbA/DsbL, giving the protein MKRREFTALSALSAASAGALSLGSAPAMAQGGPVEGRHYRRLETPIPSSTPGKIEVIEFFWYGCPHCYVFEPTIEAWAKQLPADVVYRKVHVAFRENVKIHQRLFFTLEVMGKEAQVRPAIFNAIHRGGQSLSDPKAMATFLAPLGVDAAKFVEVYNSFTVQTKCLQATKLQDSYNIDGVPTVAIGGRFLTSPAMAGFGLRASEEELGQRCIAVANYLMPLARKG; this is encoded by the coding sequence ATGAAGCGTCGCGAATTCACTGCCCTCTCCGCCCTGTCGGCCGCCAGCGCCGGCGCTCTGAGCCTGGGCAGCGCGCCCGCGATGGCGCAGGGTGGCCCGGTCGAGGGTCGCCACTACCGTCGCCTGGAGACGCCCATCCCGAGTTCGACGCCCGGCAAGATCGAGGTGATCGAGTTCTTCTGGTATGGCTGCCCGCACTGCTACGTGTTCGAGCCCACCATCGAAGCCTGGGCCAAGCAGTTGCCCGCCGATGTGGTCTATCGCAAGGTCCACGTGGCCTTCCGCGAGAACGTGAAGATCCATCAGCGCCTGTTCTTCACCCTGGAAGTCATGGGCAAGGAAGCGCAGGTCCGTCCGGCGATCTTCAACGCGATTCACCGCGGCGGCCAAAGCCTGAGCGATCCCAAGGCCATGGCCACCTTCCTGGCCCCGCTGGGCGTGGACGCGGCGAAGTTTGTGGAGGTCTACAACTCCTTTACCGTGCAGACCAAGTGTCTGCAGGCGACCAAGCTGCAGGACAGCTACAACATCGACGGCGTGCCGACGGTGGCCATCGGCGGTCGTTTCCTGACCTCGCCCGCGATGGCGGGCTTCGGTCTGCGCGCCAGCGAAGAAGAGCTGGGCCAGCGCTGCATCGCGGTGGCGAACTACCTGATGCCGCTGGCTCGCAAGGGCTGA
- a CDS encoding SPOR domain-containing protein, with protein sequence MSKDKQRGGFAMGLIVGLLLGLGIALGVALYVTKAPVPFVNKLPQRTAEQDAQEAERNKNWDPNAPLAGRAGGKTASGVVTPAQPPANTPPAATGNAGNAATAGHNTGSGGTPAAQGGAFTPPAVEGRPAERASAARAETRTADTAKPADTARPADGTRSGSYFVQAGAFTRMEDAEQQRAKLAIQGFSAKVMEREQSGRTVYRVRMGPFDSRDEAEGQQKKLESAGVEANLVAAPR encoded by the coding sequence ATGAGCAAGGACAAGCAGCGCGGCGGCTTCGCCATGGGCCTGATCGTGGGCCTGTTGCTGGGGCTGGGCATTGCGCTGGGCGTGGCCCTGTATGTGACGAAGGCCCCGGTGCCGTTCGTCAACAAGCTGCCGCAGCGCACCGCCGAGCAGGACGCGCAGGAAGCTGAACGCAACAAGAACTGGGATCCGAATGCGCCGCTGGCTGGCCGTGCGGGTGGGAAGACCGCTTCCGGCGTGGTGACGCCGGCGCAGCCGCCGGCCAACACGCCGCCCGCCGCGACCGGCAACGCAGGCAATGCCGCGACGGCCGGCCACAACACCGGCAGCGGCGGCACGCCGGCGGCCCAGGGCGGCGCCTTCACACCGCCTGCGGTGGAGGGGCGTCCCGCCGAGCGCGCTTCCGCCGCGCGGGCCGAGACCCGCACGGCCGACACCGCCAAGCCGGCGGACACCGCCCGCCCCGCGGACGGCACCCGCAGCGGCAGCTATTTCGTCCAGGCCGGTGCCTTCACCCGCATGGAAGATGCCGAGCAACAGCGCGCCAAGCTGGCCATCCAGGGCTTTTCCGCCAAGGTGATGGAGCGTGAACAGTCGGGTCGCACCGTCTATCGCGTCCGCATGGGGCCGTTCGACAGCCGCGATGAAGCGGAAGGCCAGCAGAAGAAACTGGAGTCGGCCGGCGTGGAAGCGAACCTGGTGGCGGCACCGCGCTGA